The following proteins come from a genomic window of Gynuella sunshinyii YC6258:
- a CDS encoding isochorismate synthase, translated as MDILASSSHLDLAEILANDPTTFLFMSEHRKVRTSGAIAHITARAEGGVDKDSPLQMAVAEAFQRARELGQKNPIVIGAIPFDVSQPSALTVPEWYEFMPHMAVNTNQSVKLEPLTVSEYRYQPNHSDFKNMISEAVQRLKQGQLEKVVLSRILELDLSQAVDCNAILQNLIVQNPAVYQFRIPLGNNNTLIGASPELLVRKQKNSITTNPLAGTCKRMADPQQDHLNAQRLWQSTKDQHEHRLVIDTLRTQLSPLCDQLDIPAQPELIQTSNLWHLSTRIQATLKEPATNALQIACLLHPTPALCGSPAVTAKQLIDELEPHDRGLFSGIVGWCDSEGNGEWAVTIRCGLVQAKRIRLFAGAGIVADSDPESEWQETGAKLGTMLNAFNIHNGE; from the coding sequence GTGGATATTCTCGCCTCTTCGTCACACTTGGATCTCGCCGAAATCCTTGCCAATGATCCCACCACATTCCTGTTCATGTCAGAACATCGAAAGGTGCGAACATCAGGTGCAATCGCGCATATTACTGCCCGTGCGGAAGGTGGGGTCGACAAAGACAGCCCCTTACAGATGGCCGTTGCAGAGGCATTTCAGAGAGCCAGAGAGCTAGGCCAGAAGAATCCGATCGTCATTGGCGCAATCCCATTTGATGTTTCACAACCCTCCGCTCTGACCGTTCCGGAATGGTATGAATTCATGCCACATATGGCGGTCAACACCAACCAGTCGGTCAAACTCGAACCGCTGACAGTCAGCGAATATCGTTATCAACCGAATCATTCTGACTTCAAAAACATGATCAGCGAAGCAGTACAACGATTAAAACAAGGGCAACTGGAGAAGGTCGTACTGTCGCGCATACTGGAACTGGACCTGAGTCAGGCAGTAGATTGCAATGCCATCTTACAAAACCTCATCGTCCAAAACCCTGCGGTGTATCAATTTCGCATACCACTCGGCAATAACAATACTCTCATTGGCGCCAGCCCGGAATTATTGGTCCGCAAACAAAAAAACAGCATCACAACCAATCCCCTGGCCGGCACCTGCAAGCGCATGGCAGACCCACAACAGGACCATCTCAATGCTCAGCGGTTATGGCAATCCACCAAAGATCAACACGAACACCGGCTGGTCATCGATACGTTACGGACACAACTGAGCCCGCTATGTGACCAACTGGATATTCCCGCCCAGCCGGAACTGATACAAACATCCAATCTCTGGCATCTATCCACCCGGATTCAAGCCACACTCAAAGAGCCGGCCACCAACGCATTACAAATTGCCTGTCTGCTACATCCCACCCCGGCGTTATGCGGCTCGCCAGCAGTGACCGCAAAACAACTCATTGATGAACTGGAACCCCATGACCGCGGCCTGTTCAGTGGCATTGTTGGCTGGTGTGACAGCGAAGGAAACGGTGAATGGGCGGTCACCATCCGCTGCGGTCTGGTTCAGGCAAAACGCATTCGTTTGTTTGCCGGGGCCGGTATCGTGGCAGATTCAGACCCGGAATCGGAGTGGCAGGAGACCGGTGCCAAACTGGGCACCATGCTGAATGCTTTCAATATTCATAATGGAGAATGA
- the fepB gene encoding Fe2+-enterobactin ABC transporter substrate-binding protein, translated as MLNTIVSVDAWSRTVTLLTSRFTVLWFVCLLAGCHSANEDKNSALPVADIEGWPRTFSTIAGEVTLNQPPLRIVSTSVTLTGSLLAINAPVIASGGTNANTAVADQHGFFRQWSTVAQERGLKPLYQMEPNAEAIVSVNPDLIIIAATGGDSALKLYDQLASVAPTMVVSYDDKSWQQLARLFGEISGHEEDADELIRAYDQRVAHVRQAIQLPPQPSTALVYYEDGSGANVWTEESAQGRLLGDLGFTLADIPESVRGNESQGKRHDIVQLSGEKFADGLNGASLLLFAADDTMISQLKQNPFLSHVSAVRNDQLYAMGLDTFRLDYYSSSHMLNQIETLFAASIR; from the coding sequence ATGTTAAACACGATCGTGAGCGTTGATGCCTGGAGTCGGACAGTAACGTTACTTACCAGCCGGTTCACCGTGTTGTGGTTTGTCTGCTTGCTTGCCGGTTGCCATTCTGCGAATGAGGATAAGAACTCAGCATTACCAGTGGCAGATATTGAAGGTTGGCCGCGAACTTTTTCGACCATTGCGGGAGAAGTCACTTTGAATCAGCCACCCCTTCGAATTGTCTCAACCAGTGTCACATTGACCGGGTCCTTGCTGGCGATCAATGCCCCGGTGATTGCCAGTGGTGGCACGAATGCCAATACCGCCGTCGCTGACCAGCACGGTTTTTTCCGGCAGTGGTCAACAGTTGCACAAGAGCGAGGATTAAAGCCGCTGTATCAAATGGAGCCCAACGCTGAAGCCATTGTCAGTGTGAACCCCGACCTGATTATTATTGCCGCCACCGGAGGTGATTCGGCACTAAAGCTCTATGATCAGCTGGCATCAGTGGCTCCAACCATGGTCGTCAGTTATGACGATAAAAGCTGGCAGCAACTGGCTCGTTTGTTTGGCGAGATCTCTGGTCACGAAGAGGATGCCGATGAACTGATCCGTGCTTACGATCAACGGGTTGCCCATGTACGTCAGGCAATACAGTTACCGCCGCAACCGAGTACAGCGCTGGTGTATTATGAGGATGGTAGTGGTGCAAACGTATGGACTGAGGAGTCTGCGCAGGGGCGGCTACTGGGAGATCTCGGGTTTACGCTCGCCGACATTCCGGAATCCGTACGTGGCAATGAGAGCCAGGGCAAGCGTCATGATATTGTTCAGCTGTCTGGAGAAAAATTTGCCGATGGCCTGAATGGCGCTTCATTGCTGCTGTTTGCGGCAGATGACACCATGATCAGTCAATTGAAGCAGAATCCTTTTTTGTCACATGTGTCAGCGGTCAGGAATGATCAGTTGTATGCAATGGGGCTGGATACTTTCAGATTGGATTATTACAGCTCCAGTCATATGCTGAATCAGATTGAGACGTTGTTTGCAGCTTCCATTCGCTGA
- the exuR gene encoding transcriptional regulator ExuR has product MVTIEPKRLYQKVASNLKTRILNQEYNVGDRLPAERLLAEEMAVSRTVVREAIIMLEVEGMVEVIKGSGIHVVSNTSRYEQNEPETASGQNALMTAGPFELLQARQLIESNIAEFAATQVTKQDVMELMKIQELSRNEDRARDSEWDKLFHIQVAKATQNSVLVSVIEQMWSYREQNPYWRKLHEHIEDKDMDSWCHDHDLVLKALLRKDPEAAKTAMWQHLENTKEMLFKASTFDDDMGNDRFLFSDNPVIHLSGQNRRG; this is encoded by the coding sequence ATGGTTACCATAGAACCTAAAAGGCTTTACCAGAAAGTCGCCAGCAACTTGAAAACACGGATTCTGAATCAGGAATACAACGTTGGCGACCGCCTACCGGCTGAACGTCTGCTGGCCGAGGAAATGGCTGTCAGCCGGACGGTTGTCAGAGAGGCCATCATCATGCTAGAGGTCGAAGGCATGGTAGAGGTGATCAAGGGTTCCGGTATTCACGTGGTATCCAATACTTCCCGTTATGAGCAGAATGAACCTGAGACAGCATCCGGGCAGAACGCCCTGATGACAGCCGGCCCATTCGAATTGCTACAGGCACGCCAGTTAATTGAAAGCAACATCGCTGAGTTTGCGGCAACCCAGGTTACCAAACAGGATGTCATGGAACTCATGAAAATTCAGGAGCTTTCGCGTAACGAAGACCGCGCCCGCGACTCTGAATGGGATAAGCTGTTTCACATTCAGGTAGCAAAGGCAACACAGAACTCGGTACTCGTCAGCGTGATCGAACAAATGTGGTCATATCGGGAACAAAATCCTTACTGGCGAAAACTCCATGAACACATTGAAGACAAAGACATGGACAGCTGGTGCCATGATCACGATCTGGTGCTTAAAGCACTACTGCGCAAAGACCCCGAAGCGGCCAAAACCGCCATGTGGCAACACCTGGAAAACACCAAGGAAATGCTATTCAAAGCCAGTACATTTGATGACGACATGGGAAATGACCGGTTCCTGTTTTCGGATAATCCGGTGATACACCTGAGCGGCCAGAACCGCCGCGGCTGA